The genomic region CCCGCGGCCGCATCAACGACGCGCCCCTCTACATCGACGACAGCCCGAACATGACGCTCGTGGAGATCCGCGCGAAGTGCCGCCGGCTCAAGCAGAAGGTCGGGCTGAAGCTCGTCGTCATCGACTACCTGCAGCTCATGACGAGCGGCAAGAAGGTCGAGTCGCGCCAGCAGGAGGTCTCGGAGTTCTCGCGCGCGCTCAAGCTCATGGCGAAGGAGCTGCAGGTCCCGGTCATCGCGCTCTCGCAGCTGAACCGCGGCCCCGAGCAGCGCGCCGACAAGATGCCGGCCATCTCCGACCTCCGAGAGTCCGGGTCGCTCGAGCAGGACGCCGACATGGTCATCCTGCTGCACCGCGAGAGCGCCTACGAGAAGGACAACCCGCGCGCGGGCGAGGCCGACTTCATCGTCGCCAAGCACCGCAACGGGCCGACGGGCACCATCACCGTCGGCTTCCACGGGCACTTCTCGCGCTTCGCGGACATGCCCGCGGGCGGGTAGTCGAGCCTGGATCCCTAGAGGGGCGACGGGGCGTTCGTCACCGGTCACGAGGCACGGGCCGCCGACGGGCGTGGACGGGGTCACGACACGTAGGTCGGCGTCCGCGTCAGGGCGCGAAGTAGAGGTGGGCGTGCGCGGCGCAGCCGGGGTTGAAGGCGGCGCCGCAGCTCGGGCAGGAGTCGGCCGCGAGGTACTCGGGCACGGACATCGTGGCGCGGCAGACGCCGCACAGCGCGGCCGGCAGGTGATGGGCGGAGCGGGGGATCACCGCGAGCGGGTGGTCGGCGACGGCCACGTGGCAGAGGTGGCACGGGTACCAGGCGTCGCAGCAAGGGGCGCGGAGGGCCACGACGTCGAGCGCGGATCCGTAGTGCACGCAGCGCGTCTCGGCGTCGATCGCCGGGCCGCGGACGACCACCGCAACGGCGTCCGTGG from Clavibacter michiganensis subsp. insidiosus harbors:
- a CDS encoding CHY zinc finger protein, with translation MTSSAGDSPSFHAAPVDASAVEPAAILPETATDAVAVVVRGPAIDAETRCVHYGSALDVVALRAPCCDAWYPCHLCHVAVADHPLAVIPRSAHHLPAALCGVCRATMSVPEYLAADSCPSCGAAFNPGCAAHAHLYFAP